The genomic window TGCGCCATTGCGTACTCGGTGAGGTCCTCGAGGCTCTCGCCCATCGGCCGCCGTCGGCTTCGCTGATCACCACAGCCGCCATCTCACCATGCCGGGGCCCTCGCCGCGAGGCGCACGCTCACTGCCGCCGACCGAGCATGGCCTCTTCCGCCGACGGGCCCGACCCGGCGCCACCGCCAATGGGGGATTTGGGCGGGTCGCGGCGGTCAGCGGGTCGCGGCGGCTACCCGTAGCCCCAGGGCGATGAGCACGGTGCCGCTGACCGCTTCCAGTCGACGGCGGATCACCGGTCTGCGGAACCACGCGCCCGCTCGCCCGACCACGGCCGCCAGACCGAGGTACAGGACGATCTCGACAGCTACCTGGAGCAGTGCAAGGAGGGCGGTGGTCGCAAACAACGGCCGGTCGGCCGGCACGAACTGGGGGTAGAACGCGATCATGAACACGGCGGCCTTCGGGTTGGCGAGCATCACCAACGCACCCTCGCCGAAGGGCTTCCACCAGCCCCGCTTCGGGTTGGACAGCAGGTCCTCGGTCGGCTCCTGGACCGACCCCAGCTTCCGGCTCTGCCAGGCGGTCCGCCACGCCTTGACTCCTAGATAGATCAGGAATCCCGCGCCGATCACCCGCAGGACAATGAAGGCTGCTTCCGAAGCGGCAACCATGGCTGCCAGACCAGCGGCGGCGAACAACGCCCAGAGGTAGAGACCGGCCTCCAGTCCCAGCACGGTCGGCACCGCTCCGACGAATCCGCGCAGCGCGGCCCGACGCATGATCAGCGCCATCGCAGGACCTGGAGATGCCGAGATCAGCACAACGGCAACAACGAAGGCAGGTAGCGAGGCGACGAGATCCATTAGTGGATCATCCCGGCTGGCGCCGCCCCGCTCAATCCCTTTCCCAAGCCAGCCGACTGCCGCTGAGGATCATGGCGCGGGAGAAGAAGACCAGGTTCGAGGCGCGCCCGGCGAGCCGGCGCATCAAGTAGCCGCTAATCGGGCGCTGGTCGTGCGGGACAATGGTGCACGGTCATGCCGAGATGAGTGCGTCGCCTATGGCGTGGAGGCAACGACGAGGCTGTGGGAGTAGACCGTATTGGTGCCTGCCGCAGCCGTATCGGTCGGCACCGAGTAGGAGATCAGGATCGTGCCCACCACGAGCGCGATGATGCCTGCGGCCCAACCGATGAGCAGGCCCAGGCCGAGGCTGCGGTCACCACGGAAGACCAGCCAACCACCCGTCAGGACACAGCCGGCGAACAGCGCCAGTTGAAGGAGGATTACGAGACAATCCACCATGAATAATGAGTCGGGCGTCGCGTAGTAGATGAACGTGTAAAAGGAAAGGAGCCACAGGCCACTTGCGGGTACGTGGCCGACAACCGCGATACCGATACCGGCGGCGAACCGCCCACGCCGGATTGGCGCTGGGCGTGCCGGCGGTTCTGGCGGGAACGGTGGCGCCTTGGGCAACGATCCTGTCCACTGCGGATCGGATGATGACGGAGACGGGACGGCCATCACGAGGATCCTCGACGGCCACGTGCTGGCGTCGTAAGCCAGGCTGTGCCAGCGCACGGGGAGATCCGGAGCATGGCACTGACACTACGCAGAGCCGGTGTGGTCGGCGGCCCCTCCCGCTCGGCGCACGGTCCCATCAACGACGGTTGGTCCGGCAGCATTGAGAGATGGGCGGGAAGCGCTTTCTATGCCGCGATCCGGTCGTGCCATCAGTGGTGGTCCTGACGCCGTCTGAGAAAGTGTGGTCTATGACGGCACAGGCAGCGCTCAGGGCCGCGCTACGTGACGTGGTCGCACCGGCAGCAAGGGCCGACGGCTTCAAGGGCTCCGCGCCCACCTGGCGGATAACCAATGCTCAAGGTGACTGGGCGGTGGTCGACGTGCAGTCGTCCGCGTACAGCACCTCGGAGTCACTGCGGTGCGTCATCAATCTGGCTGTTGCGCCCGCGCCATGGCTTGCTTGGCAGCAGCAATCTCTTGGGTCACTCCCCAAAGCAATTAGCGAGTCGCTGGGGTTGTACCGCCTGCGACTGCACCCCACCGGGACGCCTCCGGGCAGGGACGGCTGGTGGGAGATCAGCGGCGAGCGAGACGCATCGGCGGCGGCAACCGATATGACCAGGCAACTGGCGATTCACGGCTGGCCAACCCTGAAGCGGCTGATGGACCGTGACGCACTACTCGACCAGATCCGCTCCGGGGACCTCGGATACATGAAAGCCAAGAACTTCCCAGTCTTCTTTGCTCGGGCCGAGGCCCTCATGCTCGCCGAGAACGGCTCCAACCCACGGATCGAAGAACTCCTGGCTGATGCCACCGCTAACGTCATGCCTGCCCAGCATGACAACGCTGTGAGATTCGCCGAATGGGTGCGGAACCGCGCTGCACGCTCTGAATGATCGTCCTGGCGACGTCCGCACATGGCCGCCATGCGCGCGCACTGGGCCGTCGAAGGCATACACAGGGTGCTGCCCCGGGGAGCTCAGGCCGCCCTGAGCCAGCGGCCGTGGAGGTCCTCGTAACGGAGCGGGTCGACGGCGGCCGGGTCGTCCAGGAGGGTAACCAGCAGGGCGCCGTTCGGGAGTCGGCGCGTGCGAGCGGCGACCTCGGGCAGCCGGGGCGGTGGCAGACGGCCGTCGGGGCCGAGGTAGGTCCACCAGCCGAGCTCAGCCGGCCAACCACCGGCCGGGTGCAGTGCGTCGTGGATGCCCCATTCCCATATCTGATCACTCGACCATTCGTCGAGGACTCGACCGACGTCGGCGTTCAGACGCTGCGCGACATCAAGCCACAAGCCGGTCAGGCGACCGTGCAGCTCGCGGAAGGTGTCCGCCTCGGACACCGGGCGGCGATAGCAGAAGCATGCGTCCAGCGCCCAGACGAGGCGCCCGTCTTCCCAGTTTACGAAGATGTCGATGTCGCCGTTCGTCCAGAACTTACCGTGCTCCGCGCCCGTCGCCATTGCGGCGACCGCCGTGTCGGGATCCTCGACCGTGCGTAGGTCGGCGTCGGGATTGGTGAAGAGGTTGATCAACCCATCGGGACGCTGCGGGCGCAGGTCCCGCTCAGCTGCCAGTGCATACAACCCGCGAAGAGCCGGCCCGGCCGCCACGGGTACCCGCAGTTCCCAGATCCAGTCCGACCCCACGACCGCATAGTGCCGATCCGTCTCTATCCAGGGCAAGCCGAATACAAGATCCGCTCATGCCGGCGTCCCGCTCTAAGAGCCTGGTAAATAAGGGTTTTAGGTGCCTTGGTGGCGGGCGAGGCGGCGGGTCATGACGATGATCATGGCCCATTGGACCATCGCGGCGTGGTGGTCGGGTAGCCGTTCGTAGTCGCGGACGGTGCGTCGGCACCGGTTGATCCAGGAGAACGTGCGCTCGACCGCCCATCTGCGGTGCAGGACGACGAAGGTGGTCTGCCCGGCGAGCTTCGCGACGATCTGCACGGTCAGGGTGAGGTGGGCGGTGGCCCAGTCGACGAGCCGGCCCGCGTAGCCGCTGTCGGCCCAGGTCAGGCTGATGGTGGGGAAGCAGGCGCGTAGCGCCCGCAGCAGGGGTCGGGCGGCGTCGCGGTCCTGCACCTGCGCGCCGGTGACCAGGACCGCCAGCAGCAGTCCGCAGGTGTCCACGGCGATGTGGCGTTTGCGGCCGTTGACCTTCTTCCCCGCGTCATAGCCACGCCCGCCCCGGCCGACGGTCTCCGCGCCCCGTACCGACTGGGAGTCGACCAGCGCAGCCGTCGGCTGCCGGTTGCGACCCTCGACCTGTTCGCGGACCTGTTCCCGCAGGCTGTTGTGCATGCGGTTGAGCGTTCCGTCGCGGGTCCAGGTCGTGAAGTAGTGGTAGACGAGCTTGTGGTGCGGGAAGTCGGCAGGCAGCGCGTCCCACTGGCAGCCGGTCCGGTCGAGGTAACGGATCGCGTCCACGATGTCCCGGCGGGGGTAGGTGATCGGCCGGCCGCGTCCGCTCCCGGCCGGCACGTGCGGAGCCAGGACCTGCCATTCGGCATCCGAGGTGTCGGACGGATAGTGCCG from Micromonospora kangleipakensis includes these protein-coding regions:
- a CDS encoding IS5 family transposase, with translation MSVYLVAGVAASATPATVDDHLPTARPRHYPSDTSDAEWQVLAPHVPAGSGRGRPITYPRRDIVDAIRYLDRTGCQWDALPADFPHHKLVYHYFTTWTRDGTLNRMHNSLREQVREQVEGRNRQPTAALVDSQSVRGAETVGRGGRGYDAGKKVNGRKRHIAVDTCGLLLAVLVTGAQVQDRDAARPLLRALRACFPTISLTWADSGYAGRLVDWATAHLTLTVQIVAKLAGQTTFVVLHRRWAVERTFSWINRCRRTVRDYERLPDHHAAMVQWAMIIVMTRRLARHQGT
- a CDS encoding DUF4304 domain-containing protein, which codes for MGGKRFLCRDPVVPSVVVLTPSEKVWSMTAQAALRAALRDVVAPAARADGFKGSAPTWRITNAQGDWAVVDVQSSAYSTSESLRCVINLAVAPAPWLAWQQQSLGSLPKAISESLGLYRLRLHPTGTPPGRDGWWEISGERDASAAATDMTRQLAIHGWPTLKRLMDRDALLDQIRSGDLGYMKAKNFPVFFARAEALMLAENGSNPRIEELLADATANVMPAQHDNAVRFAEWVRNRAARSE
- a CDS encoding LysE family translocator yields the protein MDLVASLPAFVVAVVLISASPGPAMALIMRRAALRGFVGAVPTVLGLEAGLYLWALFAAAGLAAMVAASEAAFIVLRVIGAGFLIYLGVKAWRTAWQSRKLGSVQEPTEDLLSNPKRGWWKPFGEGALVMLANPKAAVFMIAFYPQFVPADRPLFATTALLALLQVAVEIVLYLGLAAVVGRAGAWFRRPVIRRRLEAVSGTVLIALGLRVAAATR